The nucleotide window GTGGTCTGTAATGATTAAATCTATGCCGCGCTTTTGACATATCGCAGATGCCTCGATTGCTGAGATGCCATTGTCGACTGTAATTATAAGCGAAGTACGTTCATCTATCTCATCAAGCATCTCAGCGCTTAATCCGTAGCCGTCTTTAAAGCGATTTGGTATGCGTACGCTGTAATTACTCACCCCCAGTGCGTCAAAAAACTCACTCACTATTACGCTACTTACCACGCCGTCTACGTCATAATCCCCGACAACGAGCATGCACTCATCACGCTCTATCGCCTCTTTTATACGAAACGCGGCCTTGTAGATGTCCTTTAGCGCAGTGGGCGTGGGTATGTCGCATAGCTTTTTATGTAGGTCTTTGGCAAATCTGCTCTCAAGCTGCGCTTTAATATCTGCTTTTTTTAACATTGCTTGTTATCAAGGCACGCACTGATAAAGCCCAGTATCGCTGGATTTGGCTTAGTTAGGCGTGAGGTAAACTCAGGGTGAAACTGCACGCCAAGGAAAAATGGGTGCTTTGCTATCTCAACTGCCTCTATTAGCCCATTGCTCTCGCCACTTACACTCATGCCAGCCGCCTCGAAGCTAGCGCGATAGTCTGGGTTTGCCTCATATCGATGGCGGTGGCGTTCTTTTATGGTTTTGGCATTTTCGTAGGTCTTAGCAAGTAGGCTATTTGGCTTTACATCGCACTCATATCCGCCAAGGCGCATAGTCCCACCAAGCGGGCTTTGGTGCGTGCGTAGCTGCTTTGCGCCGCTTGCGTCTATAAAGCTGTCGATTAGATAGATGATAGGATTTGCACAGTCTTTGTTAAATTCCACCGAATTTGCATCCTCTAGCCCTAGGACGTTGCGCGCAAACTCAATAAGCGCTAGTTGCATCCCCAGACAAATTCCAAGATATGGGATATTATTTTCTCTAGCGTAGCGGATAGCCTCTATTTTGCCACTCACTCCACGCTCACCAAAGCCACCAGCAACGAGTACCCCATCTACATCACGAAGCAGCTCATCGACATTGCTAGCGTCTATTTTCTCACTGTCGCACCATTTTAAATTTATCCTGCTATCCAGCGTCGCACCAGCGTGGATAATGCTCTCTGTTAGGCTTTTATAGCTCTCTTTTAAATCCACGTATTTACCCACAAAGGCTATCGTCGTCTCCTTTGTCGGAGAGATTATGCGCTTTACTAGACTATCCCACTGCGCCATATCGGGCTTAAGCTCGCCAAGGTCGAGTATATCGGCAATAGGTGTGAGTATATCCTGACGCAAAAACGAAAGTGGAATTTGATATATGCTAGCAGCGTCAAGGCTTTCAATCACGCAGTTTCGCTCCACTCCACAACTAGCTGCGATTTTGTCTTTTAAATCGCGGCTTAGCGGCATTTCGCTGCGACAAATTATCATATCTGGGCTTATGCCGATACGGCGTAGCTCGCCCACGCTGTGCTGGGTTGGCTTAGTTTTTAGCTCCCCTGCGACTTTGATGTAAGGCACGAGCGTTAAATGCACGGTCATGGCGCGCTTTTTACCTACCTCTGCCCTAAGCGCTCGTATAGCCTCAAGAAATGGCAGCCCCTCGATGTCGCCCACCGTTCCGCCGATTTCGACTATGAGTATGTCCTTGCCCTCGCCTGCTTTTTTAATACGGCGGACAATTTCGCCCACGATGTGAGGGATAACTTGTATCGTTTTGCCTAGGTAGTCGCCCCGCCTTTCTCGCTCGATTACCGAGCTATAAACTCGCCCTGTGGTGAAGTTATTATCCTGGCTTAGGCTCTCGTCTAAAAATCGCTCGTAGTGTCCTAGGTCTAGGTCGGTCTCGGCTCCGTCATCGGTTACGAAGACTTCGCCGTGTTCTAGCGGGCTCATCGTGCCAGGGTCGACGTTGATATATGGGTCAGCTTTTAGTATGCTTACCTTTAGCCCAGAGTGTTTAAGCAAAGTGGCGATACTAGCTGCGGCTATGCCTTTGCCAAGCGAGCTAAGCACCCCACCTGTAACGAAAATATACTTTGTCTGCATTAGTTTTTCCTTAAATTTATTTTTATTAAGGCGATTATAGCCTTTTTGAGATTAATAGCACTTTAGGCAAAGAGCTTTTGCTTTATGTTTTAAATTAAAAAAGATTTTGATATTTAATCTTATTTTAAATAAAATTTTACTAATATTTCAAGTACATTATATTTTTATTTAAAGGATATTTGTGATGAAAAAAATATTAGCAGCTTCTTTGGTTTTTGCATTATTGACACCCACGGTTACACTTGCAGACAACTATGTAAACAAACAAGAAAGAGCTTTACCAGCTGTATTATGGGGACTTGGTGCAACCTTTACTGGTATAGCCAATGCACCAGATATAGGCGGTTCAACATTTTCATCTAAATTTGATTATTATTCGCAATGGTTTTTTAGAGATTTAATAGGAAGCTGGTGGGACAGAAATTTTTAATGATTGAAGTCATGGAAATTGTATTTAGATTTATCATTGGCGCTTTGTGGATTTTGTCTGATTTTTTCTTTTTGGGATTTAGGGGCTTTAAACAGCTAGAAAGCGTTAAATTTAAAAGACTAGCTTTTTACATTTTCTTTTTTGGGGTGCTTTTTGGATTTTTATACCCACCGCTTGCTATTATCCTTTTTCCAGCTAGCCTAGTCTGCCTTTGCTACTTGCTTTTTCATATGGTAAAAATCAAGCTAAAAGGAGGCTTATGACATATTTAAATTTTTTAAACGAATGCGCCAAAGATACGCAAAAAGAGCAAATGATTTAATCGTTTATTATAATAACCACAAGGCATTATCAAAACAAAGGCTAGCCACTTAGGCTAGCACAGTTTAAACGCCCTATTTTGCCTGCCTAGCAAGCTCTATTAGCTCCTTGCCGATAACTGGCTCAAACTGCTCATAAACCACCGCCATAGCCTCCTGCCACTGCTTTCGCTGCTGCTCGTTTAGCTCATAAATTTCAAGCTTTTTAGAGCTTGCGGCGTACTCTTTTAGCTCATTTAGCATACGCTCATTATCCACATCAGTCTGCGCCCTCTCATACTCCGTCGCCTCGTCCATCGCCTGCGTAAAAGCGCGCTTTAGCTCATCAGGCAAGCCACGCCAAAACTTCGCACTCACTATCACAAGCGAGCCTAAATATCCGTGCTGAGTTAGGCTTAAGCGGTTTTGGACTTCGTAAAATTTGGAGTTGTAAAAATTTGATAGTGGGTTTTCCGTAGCGTCCACTACGCCTTGCGAAAGTGCTGAGTAAACTTCAGAAAACGGCAGTATCTGTGGGCTTGCGCCCATAGCCTTAATCTGCGCTTCAAGCACCTTTGAGCTTTGTATGCGAAACTTATGTCCCACTGCGTCCTTTGGCGTTATGATAGGCACGTCATTTGAGCTAAAATCCTTAAGCCCCGCATCCCAGTACCTAAACGGCACAAAGCCCTTTTTGGCTATCATAGCCTTTAGCTGCTTGCCAGCCTCTCCGTCAGTCGCTGCACGCACGTGAGAGAGATCTCGAAACAAAAACGGCAGATCAAAAAGCGCAAACTCAGGCACTATGGGGCTAAATTTCGCAAGGCTTGGCACAGCTATTTGGACGTTATTTAGCTTTAGCGCGACAAAGACCTTATCGTCATTATAAAGCTGGGCTGAGTGATACACCTGCACCTTTATCCTCCCACCACTTAGCTCGTTTACACGCTTTGCAAAATACTCTGCCGCCTTGCCTTTTGGCGTACTTGCGGCGGTTACTTGGCTAAATTTCACCACATACTCTTTTGCTTGTAAATTTATTAGCAAAAGAGCAAAAATCATAAAAATATATCTCATAAAAATCTCCTTTTACAGCTTTTAGAATATACAAAAATGGTGCTTTTTGTATAAATTTAACACCTAAAATGGCAAGAAATAGACAAAAAGTGTGTAAAAATGAAATATTATTTATTTACAAAACTACTTTAAAGCAAATATATATTAAACTAAGCAAAATAAATTTTAAAGGAGAGAGCTATGAGACTTGGGATTTTGGGTGCTGGAAATGTCGGCGATAGCGTGGCTTACGTGGCACTTTCGCAGGGGCTAGCTAGGCAGATTTTAATAAATGACATAAACCAAACTAGAGCCAAAAGCGTAGTGGCTGATGTAAATGACGCTAGGGGCTTTGTGGTGGGCTTTAGCGAGTGCGTACTGGCTAGTTTAGAGGAGCTAGCCACCTGCGATATCATAGTCATAAGCACAGGCAAAATCGTAGCCAACGCCGACCGCCTAGCCGAGCTTGAATACAACAAAGCTCAAATGCTAGCTACCGTGCCTGCTATTATGAAAGCTGGCTTTAACGGTAAATTTATAGTCATCTCAAACCCCTGCGACATCATAAGCTACCTAGTCTTTAAGCTCTCAGGCTTGCCGTATCAAAGCGTCATCGGCACTGGCACTGGACTAGATAGCGCTAGGCTTAGTCTGTGCCTAGCCGATAAGCTAAACCTAGCGACTAAAAGCGTAAACGCAGTCGTGCTAGGCGAGCATGGAGATAGCCAGTTTGCGGCATTTTCTCAAAGCTTTATAGGGCAGCAAAGGCTAGATGAATATCTAGCCCAAAGCGGAGCGAAGCTCGATTTAGACGCCATAGAGGACGAAGCTAGGCAAAGAGGGCATGAGATCTGCGCTGGCAAAGGCTGCACCCAGTACGGCATAGCAAACACCGCAAACCGCCTAATCCGCGCCCTAAAAGACGATAGCGACGAGATTTTCTGCGTTAGCACATTAATGCAGGGCGAGTATGGCCTAGAGGGGCTTTACGTCTCCACGCCTTGCAAAATCGGCGCGGACGGCGTTAAAGAGAAAATAGCGCTAAGTCTAAACGAAGCCGAGCGCAAAAAGCTAGCGCACTCAGCGCAGATAATAAAAGCCAAAATAGCCCAGCTAGGGCTTTAAGGCACTTATAGGCGCATAAAAGTGGGGCAAGACACAATCTCCTAGAAGCAAACCGCTGCCCTACCCTAGACATTATTGCACTACTTTAAGCGCAAAATCTAGCTTTAATGGGCTGGCTTTTACGCCCTATTCTGCCCTTTTTTCAAGTCCTTTTACCATGCGACAGCACTTCTTATTAAGCAAATCCTAAAAAAGGGGGCTTATACAATAACCGTAAATCGTAATTTTATTAGCTTTAAATTTAACTATAAAAGGATAAAAATGAAAAAGTTAGTTTTATTTTCTGTTTTGGCTAGTTTTGCTTTGGCTGAAAATTCGCTTTCACCGAGAGTAGTGGAAGCTCTAACTCCTGCTGTTACTGGAGATTATAAAAAACTTTCGAATTATCTAACAAGCTCTGTAATGATACAAAGGCTTCAAAAGATGATAGAGCTTTGGGTTGTGGGTTTGTAGCAAAATTTTATCAAAATGGACAAGGAGTAGAGCAAAATGAAGCAAAAAAGTATCAATTTCACAAAAAAGCTTGCGATATAGCCCCGAATAATGCAATTGACTGCTTTAATGCTGGTGTCGCTTATGACTATGGAAAATATGGCTTTAAACAAAATAAAAAAGAAGCGACTAGGTATTATAAACTAGCTTGTGAGAATAAAAAAGAGATAAATTATGAAGCTTGCTATAATTTGGGAAATTTTTACTATAACAGCGAAGGAGTTAAGCAAGACATATCAAAAGCAAAATATCTATACAGCTTAGCTTGTAATTATGTAGAAGCGGCTTGTTATAATCTAATAAAATAAGGAAATCTATGGCACGCTAGAGCATATATGCAATCGGCGTGCAAACTCGGGGTTTCTCAGGCTTGCAATTAATATTAATTCAAGTGTTTGGGATTATCAAATCTCAAGCACCTAAATTAAACAAAAATTAAACTTAAATTTTAATCTACATTTTTATGCTTATAAAACCAAACCTTAAGAGTAAATTTTATAAAATCCCAAAATGTTTACTAAAATTTTCAAATTTTACCTTGACGGCTTTAGAACGATGAGTCTGGGGCGGCGGCTGTGGGCGATAATCATCATAAAACTAGCCGTAATTTTGGGCGTTTTAAAGCTCTTTATCTACGACGAAAGTCTAAATACAAAATTCAAAACCGACGCACAAAAGGGCGATTTTGTGCTTGAGAGTTTAACAAAGGATAGATGATGGCAGAACTTGCTAGCGTGGATCTGTCGCGACTTCAGTTTGCGATTACGGCACTTTATCACTTTCTTTTCGTTCCGCTGACGCTGGGGCTTAGCTTTATCGTGGCGATTATGGAGAGCATTTATGTCAAAACTGGCTCCGAGCAGTGGCTAAGGATCACCCATTTTTGGCTTAAGCTTTTTGGGATAAATTTCGCTATCGGCGTGGCGACTGGGATTATTATGGAGTTTGAGTTTGGCACGAACTGGGCGAATTACAGCTGGTTTGTGGGCGATATTTTCGGCGCTCCGCTTGCCATTGAGGGGCTGCTTGCCTTTTTCCTTGAAGCGACGTTTTTTGCGGTGATGTTTTTTGGCTGGGGCAAGGTGAGCAAGGGCTTTCACCTGCTTTCAAGCTGGCTTGTGGCGATTGGCTCAAATTTAAGCGCGATGTGGATACTAATCGCAAACGGCTGGATGCAGTATCCTGTGGGTATGAGCTTTAACCCAGAGACTGCAAGAATGGAGATGGATAGCTTTTTAGAAGTGGCACTAAATCCAGTTGGCATTGTTAAATTCCTACACACTATTACAAGCGGCTATGTTATCGCCGCACTTTTTGTCCTTGGCATTTCTGCCTGGTATCTGCTTAAAAAGCAACACTTTGAAATGGCGAAAAAATCAATGGTCGTCGCAGCTAGCTTTGGGATAATCTCAAGCGGATTTTTGCTGCTTAGCGGGGATGAGAGTGCCTATTTAGTCGCAAAGCATCAGCCTATGAAGTTAGCGGCTATGGAGGGGCTATATAGGGGCGAGGAGAGGCAGGGGCTAGTCGCCTTTGGCGTGCTAAATCCTGATAAAAAACCAGGCGATGATGAGCCTGTGTTTTTGGCAAATATCGAAGTGCCTTATATGCTAAGCCTGCTAGCAAAACGCAACATAAATGAATTTGTCCCAGGCATTGATCAGCTTGTATTTGGCGATAAGCAGCGTGGGATAATGAGCGTGGGGGAGAAAATGCTCCTAGGCGCCCAAGCCCTAGACGCTTTAAGGGAGTTTAAAAAGGCCAAAAGCGAAGGCGATACGCAGGCGATGAGCGAGGCTAAAAGCGAGCTAGAGACAAACTGGCGCTACATCGGCTACGGCTATCTGAAAAACCCAGCCAAAGCCGTCCCGCCAGTGGCTACTACGTTTTACGCTTTTCATATAATGGTCGCTCTTGGGTCGCTTTTTGTGGGGCTATTTTTTGTCGTGCTTTATCTTGCGATGGCAAACCGCATTGAGAAATTTAAAAATATCCTGCGAGCCTGCGTCGCCTGTATTCCGCTAGGATATGTCGCAGCAGAAGCTGGCTGGGTCGTGGCAGAAGTGGGTCGCCAGCCCTGGGCGGTGCAGGATCTCCTACCTGTAGGCGTAGCAGCGACAAACCTAGCTAGCACGAGCGTGGGTGTGTCGATAGCTCTTTTTATCCTGCTTTTTACCACGCTTTTAATAGCCGAAGTACGCATAATGCTAAGTGCGATAAAAAAGGGGTTTTAGATGGATTTGCAAATTTATTGGTGGTGCGTACTAAGCCTGCTTGGCGGACTTTTTGTCTTTATGCTCTTTGTGGGTGGGGGTCAGAGCCTGCTTTTTTGTGTGGGGTGGGACGAGACGGCAAAGGATCTAATCATCAACGCCCTTGGGCGAAAGTGGGAGCTTAGCTTTACTACGCTTGTGATGTTTGGCGGGGCGGCGTTTGCGGCGTTTCCGCTGTTTTATGCGAGCTATTTTGGTGGGGCTTACTGGCTGTGGCTTGCTATACTTTTTTGCTTTATCGTGCAGGCTGTAAGCTACGAATACCGCAAGAAAAAGAGCAACTTTTTGGGTCAGCGCACATACGAAGCCTTTCTTGTCATTAACGGCACTCTTGGGACGTTTTTAATAGGCGTAACTCTTTCAGCGCTCTTTGGCGGAGCGGAGTTTAGCCTGAGTGAGATGAGATTTGTAAGCTGGGATAGTCCGTGGCGTGGGCTTGAGCTTTTAGCCAGTCCTAGCTACTGGCTTTTGGGGCTTGCGCTCATTTTCCTTTCACGCCTTGGTGGGGCTATGTATTTTATAAACCGCATAGATGAGCCAAATTTGGTAGCAAAATGCGCTAGCATAATCCGCAAAGAAGCAGCCCTGTTTTTGCTATTTTTCCTGGGCTTTATGGGGGTATTTTTTAGCGCAAATGGCTACTATTTAGACGCCACGAGTGGTGAAATTTTAAGCCGTCCGTATGCCTTGGCTTTAAGCTTAATAAGCCTGCCAGTCCTTGGGGTGTGCTTTGTGCTGGGCGTGGTGGGCGTGCTAGCTAGCGTGTGGCTGGGGGCTAGGGCTAGCAAAGTGGCGATATGGGCGTATGGCGTGGGCTGCGTGCTCGTTGGCTTTGCTTTATTAGCGGCGGCTGGGCTTGGTGGGGCGGCGTTTTTTGCATCCACATCTCACCCTGCTAGCTCGCTACATATCTACAACGCAAGCTCGAGCCCCTACACCCTAGGCGTGATGGCGTGGGTGAGCCTATTAGTGCCATTTGTGCTTGCTTACATCGCCTACGTCTGGCGTGCGCTTGAGCGCGAGCAGGTAAGCAAGGCCGAGCTAGAAAGCAGCGAGCATAAATACTAAGGAGCGAGAATGACCGAGAGTTTGATATTTTTAGGGCTTTGGATAGCGGCGCTGTATCTGGGATATAAATTTACCCACATAAATATCAACCAACTAGAAAAATACCCTGACGTTTACTTCAAAGACGAGTAAAAATCAAAATGGAGCGGTTTATCGCTCCAAAATTTATTCATAAATTTAAAACTGGCACACTTTTTGCTTATACTCTCACAAAAATGCAAAAAGGATAAACTATGATGCGCTCACTCTGGTCTGGCGTCAGCGGACTACAAGCTCACCAAATCGCAATGGACGTAGAGGGTAATAACATCTCAAACGTCAACACCGTAGGTTATAAATACAACCGTGCGAACTTCGCTGATATGCTAAGCCAAACCCCACGCGTCGCCACAGCCCCACAAGGCGCTCTAGGCGGACAAAACGGCATGCAAATAGGTCTTGGCACAGGCATAAACTCAACCACTCGCATTTTCAGCCAAGGCACTCTGCAAAGTACCGATAAAAACACCGATATGGCGATACAGGGTAATGGATTTTTCATCGTTAGTCCAGACGGCGGCAAGACTAGGCTATACACTAGAAACGGCGACTTTTTGCGTGATAAGGTCGGAAACTTCGTAAATAACAGTGGCTACATCGTCCAAGGCTGGAGCAGGGACGATGAGACTGGCGAGATAGATAGCACCGCGCCAATTCGTGATATCGTGATAAAAGAAGGCTTAACGATGCCAGCGCGTGCGACGACATTTTTAAAAGTCAAAGGCAACCTAGACAGCGGTAATGACATCGGCAATCAATCTAGCCCAGTGTACGCGCTAGATCAGTTTCACCTAGCATATGATGAAAACGGCAACGACCGCGTCTATCAGGTAGATCCAGTAACTGGCGCAGTAATAACAGCACCCATACCAGGCACACAACCACCACAAAATGCTCCAGTCTACGAACCAGGCGAGGAGCATGTAGAAAATGACGTCAATCAAAATAAATTCTACACCAACGCCAAAAATCAGCAAGTCATAACAGACCGTGGCGTAAACATGGGCGTGATATTTGACGAGCAGGGTAATGGTGTGAGTCTACGTGACGGACAAGGTCTATGGATAAGCTACGCAAATGCCGAAACAAAGCCCATGACTATAGGCTCAGCTGATCCAAACACCATGGGGCAATTACAACAAGCCAGTACTCTAGATATAAACCTAAACGGCACTCGTATACGCTCAGTTGCTGGCGAGGTAACGCACATATCTGACGTCGCACGCCTAATAAATGAAAAACAGAGCGAAACAGGCGTACAAGCCGTAGTAAGCGCAGGTAATCAACTCACACTAATAAATTATAATAACTCAAACACCACAGCAAAGACTAAAAACATACACCTCCAAGTAAACACAAACGGTACTCAGGGGCTAAACCCAGCTGGCTCAAATAGCGTGCAGGGCATCACAGGGCAAAACATCATCACAGCCTATCAATACACCTACTCATCATCGCCAATAGCCACGACATATCAGTATGATGATAGCATAGCGCGCCGCTTTACGACGACTGAGGATTTGCGCGCTGCTATGATGGAGGACGCTCAAAAATGGACAAACTATAATCACGAAACATATACCGATACAAATGCCTTTGTGGCTTCGCAGGCAGCTTCAGCGGCTGGTACGACTGAAGCGACTAAAAATTTAAACGACGGAGTGGTCTTTACCGTTACAAAAGACGGACGCTACCAGCTAGAAAATCCAAAAAGCGGCACCGATGATAGAACTATAAATTTAAGCATCACAGGGCTTACAAAAGAGGGTGACGGCGCAAACCAAGCAATTAGCGAAAACCAGCGCCTAAAAAATATGCTAAGTCCGCTCTCTGGCTCGCTAAGCCCAGGGCAAGCTATCCGCACAAGTGGCAAGATGATGATGGCTAGCCACGGTAGCACAGTAGAGATTTATGACTCACTAGGCTCAAAACACGAGATAAGCCTGCAATGGAGAAAGGTCGGAATGACAACAGACGGCGGCACCGAGTGGAGCCTACTAATCCAAGTGCCTGAGCCTGCGGAGATAAACTTTAGCGGCGTGGGACCAAAAAACGCAGTAACTGGCTCAATGAGATTTAATGCGGACGGCTCGCTAGCTAGCTTTTATCCAGCTGGGATTACATTTACAGCTAATAACGGCTCTTTGCCAGGGCAAAACATCCAGCTTGATTTTGGCATGGGGACGGATTTTAACGGTATGACGAGCTTTGATAAAGACTCCACAACCCAAAGCACGAGCCAAGACGGCTATGACGGCGGTATATTAAAAGATCTAAAAGTCGACGAAAATGGCGTGATAATAGGCGCATTTAGTAACGGCAACAGCTACGGTCTAGCGCAGGTAGCGATGGCTACGTTTACAAATAATGAGGGGCTTGAAGCGCAGGGTGATAATGTCTTTAAAGAGACAGCAAACAGCGGTCAAGCAGTAATCGGCACAGCTGGTACAGGGGATCGTGGCAAGATAGCCGCAGCTAAGCTAGAAGCCTCTAACGTCGATTTAAGCCGCTCGCTAACTGAGCTAATCGTAATCCAAAGGGGCTTTCAAGCCAACTCTAAAACGATAACTACAAGCGATGAAATGCTAAACACCCTACTACAGCTTAAAAATTAAGGCATTAAAGTGGTAAAAGAGCGCATAGAAATAATATCTAAAAGGCTAGAAATAATAAAAGTAAAATTTCTAGCCTACTGCGCTAGTGCTGGCTGGATTTGGAATTATGTAGCCAAAGAAGATGATTTAAAGACATTTTTTGGTATTATTAACGTCGCACTGATTTTTATATTTTTGGTTGGAATTTGTGGCAGTGCTTTAAAATTTTTGGCTCTTGATAAATGAGCTAAAAGAGCTGAATTTGGAAATAAAAGGGAAAGAAAATGGGGACAATCGGTAGCGCAATAGCTTCATCGGCTGTAATTTTGGGCTTTTTAACTGGTTTTTTATACTTTAAATACATCAAAAAAATGGATATTAAATTTATGGATTTATTATAGTTTTATCTCTCAAATTTAAAAGCTATCAACTAGCCCTAAAAAAGCTAGAAAACGAGCTAAACAAAGGAGAATAAAATGAAAGAGCCAACAATAGGAAGCGCTATCGCATCTGGCATAGTGATTTTTTCTAAAATTTAAGGAGAGATTTTATCTGCTTTTAAGCCATTATAAATGATAATACAAATCAAAAATCTTAAGGAGAAAGTATGAAAAAAATCTTTATTTCACTTGCACTTTTAGCAGCTGGTACGCTAAGCGCGGCTACACTTGATGCGGCTAATGCTAGCGTTAAATTTGAAGGATACAAGCTAGCGAATAAAACAGCTGTGCCTGGCACTTTTAAGGACGTGGAGTTTAGCTTTCCGACGACTGATGGCAGTATAGAGAGCATTTTAAAGGGTGCTAGCGCAAAGATTGATTTTAACAAAATCGACACAAAACTTCCCGTAAGAAACCAAAATATCATAAATAAGCTGGTTAAATTTATGAAAACTCCGCAGATCGTGGCTACATTTGAAAACGTAAAAGGCGATGATAAAGCAGGAGAAATCGACGCTAAAATAAGCCTAAATGGCGAGACTAAACCAGTCGCACTAAAATATAGCGTAGAAAATGGCGTACTAAAGGCTAGTGGCGTGATAAACCAGCTTGATTTTATGCCTGAAGCTTTTGATAAATTTAAAACCGACAAAGTAATCCAAGGACTTCACGGCAAACTAACCCACCCAGAAGTTACCATCATCTTTGAAGCGCCAGTAAAATAGCGCCTCCTAATAATCAAAGCTGCGCACTTAAGATAAAGTTGCGTGGCTGTTTAAATAGCGTTATAAATTTATATGATTTTTGTTTTAGCTATTTTTTGCTAAACTCACGCAAAAAATCAAAGGAAATACTATGCAAGTCTCACTCCTAACCCACACCCCGCTAAACGTCTGCTCTCACGCCATTCGCACCTGCTGGCAGAGCTTTGAGCGTGGCGATAATGGCGGCGAAAAAGACATAGAGCTAATCGATAGAGTGGGGAATAAATTTAAACACGCCTCCACGCTTGAGCACCTGCACTATAGCTTTTACATTCAAGGTATCAGCCGCGCTTGCTTGCAAGAACTCGCCCGCCACCGAATGGCAAGCCTAAGCGTCAAATCCACGCGCTACACGCTAAAAGAGCTAAAAAATGAGCCAAGCTTTTATGGCGATGATGGCGATGCCAACCTAGCCCGAGCCGCCCAGTATATCGTCCTAACAGGCAACGAGCTAGTTGATGCTATGAGTGTGGCTGCACTTGAAAACCTACGTAGCGTGCTGGCAAACACCACAACGAGCCTTGATATAGTCAAATACTGCCTGCCAGAGTGCTACCGCACGGAGCTAACGTGGAGCATAAACGCAAGGGCGTTGCAAAACTTTTTAAGCCTTAGAAGCTCAAAGTCAGCCCTGTGGGAGATTAGGGATCTTGCCCACTCCATTTATGAGGCTCTGCCAGAGGAGCATAAGTTTATCTTCGCCCAGTGTCTGAGTGAAAACGGCTAAAAATCTTTTATAAGATGGTGCTGTTTTTAATTATAAATTTAAGCCCAATGCCACTAATTTGTGTTCGTAGCATTTAGCGTTACCATTCCTGCCTTCTCAGCACGATTTTTAGCGCTTGATATAGCAGTAGACGTTTTTGTGCCGCAAATACCTTCCTGCGCCGCAAATGAATAAATTACACAAAGCCTAAAAGAGAGCCGCTCTTGCGTGGCTTAGGCTTGCCTTTTAATTTTTTCGTTTTCTATGCACACGCCAAAAAGCGAGCAAGTAAATAAATTTATCTTAGCCCACTGGATCTGGGCGGCGGCTTAGAATATACTTTGCCACGTTTCTGCGAAGTGAGTAAAAAGGCAGCTTTTTAACGTCAAATTTAACCACCTTTGCTTTTCTGCTTCTCTCGGTAGTTATGTTTGAAATACTTTCATCATTTGAGCTAAAAATAGGATAATAAAAAATTCTAGCATTTTCAAAACACAAAGGTTCATAAAAATCGCTAATACAAGGCGCATTTTCATACTGCTTTAAAAGCACTTTTGCACTATCTTTG belongs to Campylobacter sp. 19-13652 and includes:
- a CDS encoding cytochrome d ubiquinol oxidase subunit II encodes the protein MDLQIYWWCVLSLLGGLFVFMLFVGGGQSLLFCVGWDETAKDLIINALGRKWELSFTTLVMFGGAAFAAFPLFYASYFGGAYWLWLAILFCFIVQAVSYEYRKKKSNFLGQRTYEAFLVINGTLGTFLIGVTLSALFGGAEFSLSEMRFVSWDSPWRGLELLASPSYWLLGLALIFLSRLGGAMYFINRIDEPNLVAKCASIIRKEAALFLLFFLGFMGVFFSANGYYLDATSGEILSRPYALALSLISLPVLGVCFVLGVVGVLASVWLGARASKVAIWAYGVGCVLVGFALLAAAGLGGAAFFASTSHPASSLHIYNASSSPYTLGVMAWVSLLVPFVLAYIAYVWRALEREQVSKAELESSEHKY
- the flgE gene encoding flagellar hook protein FlgE codes for the protein MMRSLWSGVSGLQAHQIAMDVEGNNISNVNTVGYKYNRANFADMLSQTPRVATAPQGALGGQNGMQIGLGTGINSTTRIFSQGTLQSTDKNTDMAIQGNGFFIVSPDGGKTRLYTRNGDFLRDKVGNFVNNSGYIVQGWSRDDETGEIDSTAPIRDIVIKEGLTMPARATTFLKVKGNLDSGNDIGNQSSPVYALDQFHLAYDENGNDRVYQVDPVTGAVITAPIPGTQPPQNAPVYEPGEEHVENDVNQNKFYTNAKNQQVITDRGVNMGVIFDEQGNGVSLRDGQGLWISYANAETKPMTIGSADPNTMGQLQQASTLDINLNGTRIRSVAGEVTHISDVARLINEKQSETGVQAVVSAGNQLTLINYNNSNTTAKTKNIHLQVNTNGTQGLNPAGSNSVQGITGQNIITAYQYTYSSSPIATTYQYDDSIARRFTTTEDLRAAMMEDAQKWTNYNHETYTDTNAFVASQAASAAGTTEATKNLNDGVVFTVTKDGRYQLENPKSGTDDRTINLSITGLTKEGDGANQAISENQRLKNMLSPLSGSLSPGQAIRTSGKMMMASHGSTVEIYDSLGSKHEISLQWRKVGMTTDGGTEWSLLIQVPEPAEINFSGVGPKNAVTGSMRFNADGSLASFYPAGITFTANNGSLPGQNIQLDFGMGTDFNGMTSFDKDSTTQSTSQDGYDGGILKDLKVDENGVIIGAFSNGNSYGLAQVAMATFTNNEGLEAQGDNVFKETANSGQAVIGTAGTGDRGKIAAAKLEASNVDLSRSLTELIVIQRGFQANSKTITTSDEMLNTLLQLKN
- a CDS encoding YceI family protein, with the protein product MKKIFISLALLAAGTLSAATLDAANASVKFEGYKLANKTAVPGTFKDVEFSFPTTDGSIESILKGASAKIDFNKIDTKLPVRNQNIINKLVKFMKTPQIVATFENVKGDDKAGEIDAKISLNGETKPVALKYSVENGVLKASGVINQLDFMPEAFDKFKTDKVIQGLHGKLTHPEVTIIFEAPVK
- the thyX gene encoding FAD-dependent thymidylate synthase, whose product is MQVSLLTHTPLNVCSHAIRTCWQSFERGDNGGEKDIELIDRVGNKFKHASTLEHLHYSFYIQGISRACLQELARHRMASLSVKSTRYTLKELKNEPSFYGDDGDANLARAAQYIVLTGNELVDAMSVAALENLRSVLANTTTSLDIVKYCLPECYRTELTWSINARALQNFLSLRSSKSALWEIRDLAHSIYEALPEEHKFIFAQCLSENG